In the genome of Candidatus Nanopelagicales bacterium, one region contains:
- the tatB gene encoding Sec-independent protein translocase protein TatB, protein MFDIGLGELLVLAVVGLLVFGPEKLPKAAADAGRMLRTLREMATGARRELAESAGLDLSEAQDALRSVADLHPKRLAASLMSDDEPTAGDEDRADGARPGGAGRSDGWVPTDGTAPRSATTGDGSGSRAAFDPDAT, encoded by the coding sequence GTGTTCGACATCGGCCTCGGCGAGCTGCTCGTGCTCGCCGTCGTGGGGCTGCTGGTGTTCGGGCCGGAGAAGCTGCCCAAGGCCGCCGCGGATGCGGGCCGGATGCTGCGGACCCTGCGGGAGATGGCGACCGGCGCGCGTCGGGAGCTGGCCGAGTCGGCCGGGCTGGACCTCAGCGAGGCCCAGGACGCGTTGCGGTCGGTCGCCGACCTGCACCCCAAGCGGTTGGCGGCCAGCCTGATGTCGGACGACGAGCCGACGGCAGGCGACGAGGATCGCGCCGACGGCGCCCGCCCCGGCGGCGCCGGCCGATCGGATGGTTGGGTGCCCACCGACGGCACGGCCCCCCGGTCCGCGACGACCGGTGACGGGTCGGGCTCGCGCGCCGCGTTCGACCCCGACGCGACCTGA